From Acidihalobacter aeolianus, a single genomic window includes:
- the pdxJ gene encoding pyridoxine 5'-phosphate synthase: MKLGVNIDHVATLRQARGTPYPDLTQAIAAVERGGADAITLHLREDRRHIQDADVLGIHDHVTTRVNLEMAATDEMVEIACRVGPADCCIVPERREELTTEGGLDVTGMQTRLREACVRLAGAGVRVSLFVEPDIAMLPAIVATGAPVIELHTGRYANLPPGAARDAELERLRRMSAEAHAAGIQVNAGHGLDYDNVDPVAAIPELVELNIGHSIVCRALFVGLEQATEEMKALMLAARA, from the coding sequence ATGAAACTCGGCGTCAACATCGACCACGTGGCCACCCTGCGGCAGGCGCGCGGTACACCTTATCCCGATCTCACGCAGGCGATCGCTGCCGTCGAGCGCGGCGGCGCCGACGCGATCACGCTGCATCTGCGCGAGGACCGACGGCACATTCAGGATGCCGACGTGCTCGGCATCCACGATCATGTGACCACGCGCGTCAACCTGGAAATGGCGGCCACCGACGAGATGGTGGAGATCGCCTGCCGGGTGGGACCGGCCGACTGCTGCATCGTACCCGAGCGGCGCGAGGAACTGACCACCGAGGGCGGGCTCGACGTGACCGGCATGCAGACGCGCCTGCGCGAGGCCTGCGTGCGCCTGGCCGGCGCCGGGGTGCGTGTGTCGCTGTTTGTCGAACCTGACATCGCCATGCTGCCGGCGATCGTCGCCACCGGCGCACCGGTGATCGAGCTGCATACCGGGCGCTACGCCAATCTGCCGCCCGGCGCGGCGCGCGATGCCGAGCTGGAACGCCTGCGCCGGATGAGTGCCGAGGCGCATGCGGCGGGTATTCAGGTCAACGCCGGGCATGGTCTGGATTACGACAATGTCGACCCCGTGGCCGCCATTCCGGAGCTGGTGGAGCTCAATATCGGTCATTCCATCGTCTGTCGCGCGCTGTTCGTGGGGCTGGAGCAGGCGACCGAGGAGATGAAGGCGCTGATGCTGGCGGCGCGCGCCTAG
- the nadB gene encoding L-aspartate oxidase, translated as MAHPQGNDLRYDVLIIGSGAAGLGIALRLADTLRVAVLSKGPLHEGCTFYAQGGISAVFDRHDSFDSHVADTLSAGAGLNHEDAVRLTVEHAPEAIAWLSDLGVPFTHRSEDGHTNEYHLTREGGHSHRRVVHATDATGRAVETTLIARAREHLSIELLENYLAVDLITAQKLGADGPNRVLGAYVLDRSSDCVVTISARTVVLASGGASKVYLYTSNPDGASGDGIAMAWRAGCRVANMEFMQFHPTVLYEPRAKAFLISEALRGEGARLQLPDGTRFMHRFDPRGDLAPRDIVARAIDHEMKRLGIDCVYLDISHRPAEFIREHFPNIHARCLSLGYDMTREPIPVVPAAHYTCGGVIADLDGRTDLDGLYAIGEVACTGLHGANRMASNSLLECLVFAKTAAADILRRHSSPAPPLPALPAWDDSQVTDSDEEVVVTHNWAELRRFMWDYVGIVRSSKRLRRALSRVDLLLGEIDEYYRHFRIGNNLIELRNLALVAKLIIVSALARRESRGLHFTLDFPEPDPTLEHCDTILAPDTTPPELTPRVVSPASPPGVSK; from the coding sequence ATGGCGCACCCACAAGGCAACGACCTGCGTTACGACGTCCTCATCATCGGCAGTGGCGCGGCCGGGCTCGGTATCGCCCTGAGGCTGGCCGACACCCTGCGCGTCGCGGTTCTGAGCAAGGGCCCCCTGCATGAAGGATGCACGTTCTATGCGCAGGGCGGTATCTCCGCCGTGTTCGATCGGCATGATTCCTTCGACAGCCACGTCGCCGACACACTCAGCGCCGGAGCGGGCCTGAACCACGAGGACGCCGTCCGTCTCACCGTCGAGCATGCCCCCGAAGCCATCGCGTGGCTGAGCGACCTCGGCGTGCCCTTCACCCATCGCAGCGAAGACGGGCATACGAACGAATACCACCTCACCCGGGAGGGCGGACATAGCCATCGGCGCGTGGTTCATGCCACCGATGCCACGGGACGCGCGGTGGAAACCACGCTAATTGCACGGGCACGCGAACATCTTAGCATCGAATTATTGGAAAACTACCTCGCCGTGGACCTCATCACCGCGCAGAAACTGGGTGCGGACGGGCCGAACAGGGTTCTTGGAGCCTATGTGCTCGATCGAAGTTCCGATTGCGTGGTCACGATCTCGGCGCGCACGGTGGTGCTGGCCAGCGGCGGCGCCAGCAAGGTGTATCTCTACACCTCCAATCCGGACGGTGCCTCGGGAGACGGCATCGCGATGGCCTGGCGTGCCGGCTGCCGGGTCGCGAACATGGAATTCATGCAGTTCCATCCCACCGTGCTCTACGAACCCCGCGCCAAGGCCTTCCTGATCAGCGAGGCGCTGCGCGGCGAAGGGGCGCGGCTGCAGCTCCCGGACGGCACCCGATTCATGCACCGCTTCGATCCGCGCGGCGACCTCGCCCCGCGTGACATCGTCGCCCGCGCGATCGACCACGAAATGAAGCGCCTCGGCATCGACTGCGTCTACCTCGACATCAGCCACCGACCTGCGGAGTTCATCCGCGAACACTTCCCCAACATTCACGCCCGCTGCCTCTCGCTCGGCTACGACATGACGCGGGAACCCATACCCGTGGTCCCCGCGGCCCACTACACCTGCGGCGGCGTAATCGCCGACCTCGACGGACGCACCGATCTCGACGGCCTGTATGCCATCGGCGAGGTGGCCTGTACCGGCTTGCATGGTGCCAACCGCATGGCCAGCAATTCGCTGCTGGAGTGCCTGGTGTTCGCCAAGACGGCGGCCGCCGATATCCTGCGTCGCCACAGCTCTCCCGCACCGCCGCTCCCCGCGCTGCCTGCGTGGGACGACAGCCAGGTCACGGATTCCGACGAAGAGGTCGTGGTCACGCACAACTGGGCCGAGCTGCGACGTTTCATGTGGGACTACGTCGGCATCGTGCGCAGCAGCAAGCGCCTAAGGCGCGCGCTCAGCCGAGTCGACCTGCTGCTGGGGGAAATCGACGAGTACTACCGACATTTCCGCATCGGCAACAACCTCATCGAACTGCGCAACCTGGCGCTGGTCGCCAAGCTCATCATCGTCTCGGCGCTGGCCCGCCGCGAAAGTCGCGGACTGCATTTCACCTTGGATTTCCCGGAACCCGACCCCACACTGGAGCATTGCGACACCATTCTCGCGCCGGATACGACTCCTCCGGAGCTAACGCCCAGGGTCGTTTCGCCGGCATCGCCCCCAGGAGTATCGAAATGA
- the lepA gene encoding translation elongation factor 4: protein MAKPLKNIRNFSIIAHIDHGKSTLADRLIQLCGGLSEREMSAQVLDSMDIERERGITIKAQSVSLDYKAANGEVYQFNIIDTPGHVDFSYEVSRSLAACEGALLVVDASQGVEAQSVANCYTAIDQGLEVLPVLNKIDLPAAEPDRVINEIEEIIGIEAHDALRISAKTGEGVPELLEQLVTRIPPPAGDRDGPLQALIIDSWFDNYVGVVALVRVVSGRLTPRQRIQAMSTGRQHQVDKVGTFRPKPTVTESLEAGEVGYMIASIKEIDGAKVGDTLTGVDNPAPKPLPGFKEVQPRVFAGIFPVESDDYENLREALDKLRLNDAALAYEPETSQALGFGFRCGFLGMLHMEIVQERLEREYDLDLITTAPTVVYEVVTTKGETLRIHNPSDLPAVNYIGEIREPIISANILVPQEFVGPVISLCVEKRGVQTKMLYLGKQVSLAYDMPLNEVVLDFFDRLKSVSRGFASFDYHFQRFQAAPLVKVDILINGERVDALSLILHRDTAQTRGRDLTERMKELIPRQMFEVAIQAAIGSHIIARSSVKAMRKNVLAKCYGGDVSRKRKLLEKQKAGKKRMKSVGRVEIPQEAFLAVLRVDK, encoded by the coding sequence ATGGCTAAGCCGCTTAAGAACATTCGCAATTTTTCGATCATCGCGCACATCGACCACGGCAAATCGACTCTGGCGGATCGTCTGATCCAGCTGTGCGGCGGCCTGAGCGAACGTGAAATGTCGGCGCAGGTGCTCGATTCGATGGACATCGAACGCGAGCGCGGCATCACCATCAAGGCGCAGAGCGTGTCGCTGGACTACAAGGCGGCCAACGGCGAGGTCTATCAGTTCAACATCATCGACACCCCCGGCCACGTCGACTTTTCCTACGAGGTGTCCCGCTCGCTGGCCGCCTGTGAGGGCGCGCTGCTGGTGGTCGACGCCTCCCAGGGCGTCGAGGCGCAGAGCGTGGCCAACTGCTACACGGCCATCGACCAGGGTCTCGAGGTGCTGCCGGTCCTCAATAAGATCGATCTGCCCGCGGCCGAGCCCGACCGCGTGATCAACGAGATCGAGGAGATCATCGGCATCGAGGCGCACGACGCGCTGCGCATCAGCGCCAAGACCGGCGAGGGCGTGCCCGAACTGCTGGAACAGCTGGTGACCCGCATCCCGCCGCCCGCCGGTGACCGCGACGGCCCCCTGCAGGCCCTGATCATCGATTCCTGGTTCGACAACTACGTCGGCGTGGTGGCGCTGGTGCGCGTGGTGTCCGGCCGCCTCACGCCGCGCCAGCGTATCCAGGCGATGTCCACGGGGCGCCAGCACCAGGTCGACAAGGTCGGTACCTTCCGTCCCAAGCCGACGGTGACGGAAAGCCTGGAGGCGGGCGAGGTGGGCTACATGATTGCCAGCATCAAGGAGATCGACGGCGCCAAGGTGGGCGATACCCTGACCGGCGTCGACAATCCCGCGCCGAAGCCGCTGCCCGGCTTCAAGGAAGTACAGCCGCGCGTTTTCGCCGGCATCTTCCCGGTAGAGTCCGACGACTACGAGAACCTGCGCGAGGCCCTGGACAAGCTGCGTCTGAACGATGCCGCACTGGCCTACGAGCCGGAAACCTCGCAGGCGCTCGGTTTCGGCTTCCGCTGCGGTTTCCTCGGCATGCTGCACATGGAGATCGTGCAGGAGCGCCTGGAGCGCGAATACGACCTCGACCTCATCACCACGGCGCCGACCGTGGTCTACGAGGTGGTCACGACCAAGGGCGAAACGCTGCGCATCCACAACCCCAGCGATCTGCCGGCGGTGAACTATATCGGCGAAATACGCGAGCCGATCATCAGCGCGAACATCCTGGTGCCGCAGGAGTTCGTCGGCCCGGTGATCAGTCTGTGCGTGGAAAAGCGCGGCGTGCAGACCAAGATGCTGTATCTCGGCAAGCAGGTCTCGCTGGCCTATGACATGCCGCTCAACGAGGTGGTGCTCGATTTCTTCGACAGGCTCAAGTCGGTCAGTCGAGGTTTCGCCTCCTTCGATTACCATTTCCAGCGCTTCCAGGCCGCGCCCCTGGTCAAGGTCGACATCCTGATCAACGGCGAGCGCGTGGACGCGCTGTCGTTGATCCTGCACCGCGACACCGCACAGACGCGCGGGCGCGACCTGACGGAGCGGATGAAGGAACTGATTCCCCGTCAGATGTTCGAAGTGGCGATCCAGGCGGCCATCGGCTCGCACATCATCGCGCGCTCCAGCGTCAAAGCCATGCGCAAGAACGTGCTCGCCAAGTGCTACGGAGGCGACGTGTCGCGCAAGCGCAAGCTGCTCGAAAAGCAAAAGGCGGGCAAGAAGCGCATGAAGTCGGTCGGCCGAGTGGAAATTCCGCAGGAGGCCTTCCTCGCCGTCCTGCGGGTCGATAAATGA
- a CDS encoding DUF4845 domain-containing protein, producing the protein MQGRQGQKGASYASILILVALVGVLFVIGVRLFPVYMDYYNVRSIMNEVAHSPGIGSKNYLQVWNSINTRFDINNIDDVHRKDFKMNTVGNETTLTIDYQVKRHLLANIDGLMTFKYSVHYQHTGSGD; encoded by the coding sequence ATGCAAGGTAGACAAGGCCAAAAGGGCGCGTCGTACGCCTCGATCCTGATACTTGTCGCCCTGGTGGGCGTATTGTTTGTCATCGGGGTACGCCTTTTCCCGGTATACATGGACTATTACAACGTGCGTTCGATCATGAACGAAGTGGCGCATTCGCCAGGTATTGGCTCCAAGAACTACCTACAGGTTTGGAACTCGATCAACACGCGTTTCGATATCAACAATATCGACGATGTGCATCGCAAAGATTTCAAGATGAATACCGTCGGCAACGAGACCACGCTGACCATCGACTATCAAGTCAAGCGCCATCTGCTGGCCAATATCGACGGGCTGATGACCTTCAAGTATTCCGTACACTACCAACATACCGGCAGCGGTGACTGA
- a CDS encoding MucB/RseB C-terminal domain-containing protein, translated as MVLTAGLIGAVLLAPIARADSDDLSPAQALFTQMQRAARTLDYRGIFVYQDGPSLSTLKVEHGWLHGKEYERLLSQDGARREVLINGDLVTYVRPASKSVVIMHRDSHGGLPGRIAAETGISPYYELALGASKRIAGRKCRMLILKPVDEYRYQHRMCVDEVNHLPLESEVIDHQGNPVERLLFTELKEVTGLTPADFKPPVLGPQYTLRWVKTNSSGEPESVTSGGSAWRFQPDQLPPGFSIRATQLRRFGSSGDPVRHFVLSDGVATVSVFIATRKHPVQVPSQMERSGALNVLTTSLHGALVTVMGEVPRVTVHRIADALTYTKAD; from the coding sequence GTGGTTTTGACAGCCGGTCTGATCGGCGCGGTTCTGCTTGCGCCGATCGCCCGGGCCGATTCTGATGATCTCAGCCCCGCGCAGGCTTTGTTTACGCAAATGCAGCGCGCCGCACGCACACTGGATTACCGCGGTATCTTCGTCTATCAGGACGGCCCCTCGCTCAGCACGCTCAAAGTCGAACATGGCTGGTTGCACGGCAAGGAATACGAGCGCCTGTTGTCCCAGGACGGTGCACGACGGGAGGTGCTGATCAATGGCGATCTCGTGACCTACGTGCGCCCGGCCAGCAAGTCCGTCGTGATCATGCATCGGGACAGCCACGGCGGTCTGCCGGGGCGCATCGCGGCGGAAACCGGAATCTCGCCCTATTACGAACTGGCGCTCGGTGCCAGCAAGCGCATCGCCGGGCGCAAGTGCCGGATGCTGATTCTCAAGCCGGTCGACGAATACCGATACCAGCATCGGATGTGCGTGGACGAGGTCAATCACCTGCCCTTGGAATCCGAAGTTATCGATCACCAGGGCAACCCGGTCGAACGCCTGTTGTTCACCGAGCTCAAGGAAGTCACCGGCCTGACGCCTGCGGACTTCAAACCGCCGGTACTGGGCCCGCAATATACGCTGCGCTGGGTGAAGACCAACAGTTCGGGCGAACCGGAATCGGTGACCAGCGGGGGATCCGCATGGCGGTTCCAACCCGATCAGTTGCCGCCAGGTTTTTCCATCCGCGCAACCCAACTGCGGCGCTTTGGTTCGAGCGGTGACCCGGTGCGGCACTTCGTGCTCAGCGACGGCGTGGCCACCGTTTCGGTTTTCATCGCCACCCGCAAGCATCCGGTTCAGGTCCCGTCGCAGATGGAACGCAGCGGGGCGCTCAACGTGCTGACCACCTCGCTTCACGGGGCGCTGGTGACGGTCATGGGCGAGGTGCCGCGCGTCACCGTGCACCGCATCGCGGATGCGCTGACCTATACGAAAGCGGATTGA
- the recO gene encoding DNA repair protein RecO gives MAENLSAEGYVLHARSYRETSLLVEIVTLEHGREGVVARGARSRRGEAAARLQPFRRLHLGWRAQGDLGTLTGVEELDCHRLPPAVVGVGLYLNELLMRLLPRHQEVPDIYEAYTAALRSLTAKLPVEPVLRSFELRLLAGLGYAPALDREADTGADLDPARYYRLLPEHGPVAATSGATGSVSGAALLAMAREDWSEPETLAAAKRVLRSALEAQLGPRGLRTRSLLGGLARYRRMAENERPTDRSDD, from the coding sequence GTGGCCGAAAACCTGAGTGCGGAAGGCTACGTGCTGCATGCGCGCAGCTACCGCGAAACCAGCCTGCTGGTCGAGATCGTCACCCTAGAGCATGGTCGCGAAGGCGTGGTCGCCCGCGGCGCACGCAGCCGACGCGGCGAGGCGGCAGCCAGGTTGCAGCCGTTTCGCCGCCTGCACCTCGGCTGGCGCGCGCAGGGCGATCTGGGCACCCTGACCGGCGTCGAGGAACTGGATTGCCATCGCCTGCCGCCCGCCGTCGTCGGCGTGGGGCTGTACCTTAATGAACTGCTGATGCGCCTGTTGCCGCGCCACCAGGAAGTTCCGGACATCTACGAGGCCTACACCGCCGCGCTGCGCTCGCTGACGGCCAAACTGCCGGTCGAACCGGTGCTGCGCAGCTTCGAGCTGCGTCTGCTGGCCGGGCTGGGCTACGCGCCCGCGCTGGACCGCGAAGCCGATACCGGCGCGGATCTCGATCCGGCGCGATACTACCGCCTGTTGCCGGAGCACGGTCCGGTGGCTGCGACGTCCGGCGCGACCGGTTCGGTGAGCGGCGCGGCGCTGCTCGCGATGGCGCGCGAGGACTGGTCGGAACCGGAAACCCTCGCCGCGGCCAAGCGCGTCCTGCGCAGCGCCCTGGAGGCCCAGCTCGGTCCGCGAGGCCTGCGCACGCGGAGCCTGCTCGGCGGCTTGGCACGTTACCGCAGAATGGCCGAGAATGAGCGGCCTACCGACCGCTCGGACGATTGA
- the rnc gene encoding ribonuclease III, producing MTEASLPDWIPSALRASPLCLQALTHRSAGGSNYERLEFLGDALLGLIVAEWLYDSLPRASEGELSRVRASLVKRETLASIARERALGDYLRLGQGELKSGGFRRDSILADVVEALIGAHYLELGFEETRSFVHVLLGRRLEHLPSAESLKDPKTRLQERLQSTGRALPVYEIIEATGEPHQQNFRVRCSLSDADLTAEATGSSRRKAEQASAETMLELLDERGADAHGR from the coding sequence GTGACTGAAGCCTCTCTTCCCGACTGGATCCCGTCCGCGCTGAGGGCGTCGCCGCTGTGCCTGCAGGCTCTGACCCACCGCAGTGCCGGCGGCAGCAATTACGAACGCCTGGAGTTCCTGGGCGACGCGCTGCTCGGTTTGATCGTCGCCGAATGGCTGTACGATTCGCTGCCCAGGGCAAGCGAAGGCGAGCTGAGCCGAGTGCGTGCCTCGCTGGTCAAGCGCGAGACCCTGGCATCGATTGCCCGCGAACGAGCGCTGGGTGACTATCTCCGTCTGGGGCAGGGAGAACTCAAGAGCGGCGGCTTCCGGCGCGACTCCATTCTGGCCGACGTGGTCGAGGCGCTGATCGGTGCGCATTACCTGGAACTGGGCTTCGAGGAAACGCGCTCGTTCGTGCATGTCCTGCTCGGCCGACGGCTGGAGCACCTGCCCAGCGCGGAGAGTCTCAAGGACCCCAAGACCCGGCTGCAGGAGCGGCTGCAGTCGACCGGGCGAGCGCTGCCCGTGTATGAAATCATCGAGGCGACCGGCGAGCCGCATCAGCAGAATTTCCGCGTGCGCTGCAGTCTGAGCGACGCCGATCTGACGGCGGAGGCCACCGGCAGCAGTCGGCGCAAGGCGGAACAGGCCAGCGCGGAAACGATGCTGGAGTTGCTCGACGAACGCGGAGCGGACGCCCATGGCCGATAA
- a CDS encoding sigma-E factor negative regulatory protein has protein sequence MTMMTQKEEQISALMDGQTSRFETRRSVDLLLSDTELRGRWERYHFIGDVLRRDVKRTAAEGFSEAVMARIAAEQAAGVTPYRKQSRWAKPVLGFAMAASVAGAMVVGLQSMLGPGQIGTDFAQQAVSGDTFGKMAAVEDVSDPGHHVPTQLESYMRMNSYMLSHAEQTGGQGMMPYVRMVSYTPNR, from the coding sequence ATGACGATGATGACGCAAAAAGAAGAGCAGATTTCCGCCCTCATGGACGGACAGACCAGCCGTTTCGAGACCCGTCGGTCGGTTGATCTGCTACTGAGCGACACCGAGCTGCGCGGCCGCTGGGAGCGATACCATTTTATCGGCGACGTGCTCCGGAGGGACGTGAAGCGAACCGCCGCGGAAGGTTTCAGTGAGGCAGTCATGGCGCGGATTGCTGCCGAGCAGGCGGCAGGCGTGACGCCTTATCGCAAACAATCACGCTGGGCCAAGCCGGTGCTGGGTTTCGCGATGGCGGCATCCGTGGCGGGTGCCATGGTGGTCGGGCTGCAGTCCATGCTCGGGCCGGGTCAGATCGGTACGGACTTCGCACAGCAGGCCGTTTCCGGTGATACCTTCGGCAAGATGGCGGCCGTGGAGGATGTGTCCGATCCCGGCCACCACGTGCCGACACAGCTCGAAAGCTATATGCGCATGAACAGCTACATGCTGAGCCATGCCGAGCAGACCGGCGGGCAGGGTATGATGCCCTACGTGCGCATGGTCAGCTATACCCCGAACCGCTAG
- the rpoE gene encoding RNA polymerase sigma factor RpoE, whose translation MEQGGIPDAELVRRVQSGDMRAFDLLVRKYQHKILNLIARYVHEPSAAQDVAQEAFIKAYRGLGNFRGESAFYTWLYRIAINTAKNHLVAESRRSPEFEVNAEDAERLDGESGLKEYATPEGELLSEEIRQRVFNAIEALPEDLKTAITLRELEGMSYEEIAQVMSCPIGTVRSRIFRARESIDRCLRPLLD comes from the coding sequence ATGGAGCAAGGGGGTATTCCTGATGCGGAATTGGTGCGTCGAGTACAGAGCGGGGACATGCGGGCCTTCGACCTGCTGGTGCGTAAATATCAGCACAAGATCCTCAATCTGATCGCGCGCTATGTGCATGAGCCGTCTGCCGCCCAGGACGTTGCCCAGGAAGCCTTCATCAAGGCCTATCGCGGATTGGGAAACTTTCGGGGCGAAAGCGCGTTCTATACGTGGCTGTATCGCATAGCGATCAACACGGCGAAGAACCATCTGGTGGCCGAATCGCGGCGCTCGCCCGAATTCGAGGTCAACGCCGAGGATGCCGAGCGGCTGGATGGCGAATCCGGGCTGAAAGAATATGCAACTCCTGAGGGGGAGTTGTTGTCTGAGGAAATAAGGCAGCGTGTATTCAATGCCATAGAGGCTCTGCCGGAGGATCTCAAGACCGCCATCACGTTGCGCGAACTTGAGGGTATGAGTTACGAGGAAATCGCCCAAGTGATGAGTTGTCCGATAGGGACGGTTCGTTCGCGGATATTTCGCGCGCGCGAGTCGATAGACCGCTGTCTGCGGCCCTTGTTGGATTGA
- the lepB gene encoding signal peptidase I: MNFDLEFVLVVGVFLTGVIWLVDARVWGPKRRKQAFDSGVHGNVSEEPDKDSSRAPWYVEYSRSFFPVLLAVLLLRSFVAEPFRIPSGSMMPTLLVGDFILVNKFDYGLKLPLIHTKILPIGEPQRGDVVVFRYPRDPSIDYIKRIIGLPGDTITYDGNQLYINGKLVPTKIVGRYAGEGPNHLMGGALVEQEDLPRRNGSVVKHDILIIPGRPVPTGSVVVPKGEYFVMGDNRDDSNDSRYWGFVPQKNLVGRAFLIWFNWDFQDGQINFHRIGDLIP; the protein is encoded by the coding sequence ATGAATTTTGACTTGGAGTTTGTGCTTGTCGTCGGTGTATTTCTGACCGGCGTGATCTGGCTGGTGGATGCGCGCGTGTGGGGGCCGAAGCGCCGCAAGCAGGCCTTTGACAGCGGGGTGCATGGCAATGTGTCCGAGGAACCGGATAAGGATTCCTCTCGTGCCCCGTGGTATGTGGAGTATTCACGCTCCTTCTTCCCGGTGCTGCTGGCCGTGCTCCTGCTGCGCTCCTTCGTCGCCGAACCCTTCCGCATTCCCTCGGGCTCGATGATGCCGACGCTGCTCGTCGGTGACTTCATTCTGGTCAACAAGTTCGACTATGGGCTGAAACTGCCGCTAATCCATACCAAGATACTGCCCATCGGTGAGCCGCAGCGTGGCGACGTGGTGGTATTCCGCTACCCACGCGATCCTTCCATCGACTACATCAAGCGGATCATCGGCCTGCCCGGCGACACGATCACCTACGATGGCAACCAGCTTTACATCAACGGCAAGCTGGTGCCGACCAAGATCGTCGGCCGTTACGCCGGCGAGGGTCCGAACCACCTGATGGGCGGCGCGCTGGTGGAGCAGGAGGACCTGCCACGACGCAACGGCAGCGTGGTCAAGCACGATATCCTGATCATCCCGGGCCGCCCCGTCCCGACCGGGAGTGTGGTGGTGCCCAAGGGCGAATACTTCGTTATGGGCGACAACCGCGACGACAGCAACGACAGCCGTTATTGGGGGTTCGTCCCGCAGAAGAATCTGGTCGGGCGCGCCTTTCTGATATGGTTCAACTGGGATTTCCAGGACGGGCAGATCAACTTCCATCGAATCGGCGACTTGATTCCCTGA
- the era gene encoding GTPase Era codes for MADKNETLHAGSVAIVGRPNVGKSTLLNRLLGQKLSITADKPQITRHRILGLVDLPAGQIALLDTPGIHRIPGKRALNQALNRTALGALAEADLVWFVVAADRWDDEDEHILAALRREGLPVMLVVNKIDRLRERERLLPYLERVGVLYDFVEILPVSALKGDNAQRLAEAALKHLPAVEERPYDPDQLTDRSLRFVSAEFIREHLVRSLGEEVPHAAAVTIDSFEEKPTLTRISATIWVERDGQKAIVIGRGGERLKSIGSKARKAIEQLLGTRVFLELWVKVRPGWQDDPRFLRELELEEPRWPKT; via the coding sequence ATGGCCGATAAGAACGAAACCCTGCACGCCGGAAGCGTCGCCATCGTCGGCCGGCCGAATGTCGGCAAATCCACGCTGCTCAACCGCCTGCTGGGGCAAAAGCTGTCGATCACGGCCGACAAGCCGCAGATCACGCGTCATCGCATACTGGGACTTGTCGACCTGCCGGCGGGGCAGATCGCGCTGCTCGATACGCCCGGCATCCACCGCATTCCCGGCAAGCGCGCCCTGAACCAGGCGCTCAACCGTACCGCGCTCGGCGCCCTGGCAGAGGCGGATCTGGTCTGGTTCGTGGTGGCCGCGGACCGCTGGGACGACGAGGACGAACATATCCTGGCGGCGCTGCGCCGCGAGGGGCTGCCCGTCATGCTGGTGGTCAACAAGATCGACCGGCTGCGCGAGCGCGAGCGTTTGCTGCCCTATCTCGAACGTGTCGGCGTGCTGTACGATTTCGTGGAAATCCTGCCGGTGTCGGCGCTCAAGGGCGACAACGCGCAGCGTCTGGCCGAAGCGGCCCTCAAGCATCTTCCTGCGGTCGAGGAGCGGCCATACGACCCCGACCAGCTTACCGACCGCAGTCTGCGTTTCGTCAGTGCGGAGTTCATCCGCGAACATCTGGTGAGAAGCCTGGGCGAGGAGGTGCCGCACGCCGCCGCGGTGACCATCGACAGCTTCGAGGAAAAGCCGACGCTGACGCGTATCTCCGCGACTATCTGGGTCGAGCGTGACGGGCAGAAGGCGATCGTCATCGGGCGCGGCGGGGAGCGTCTCAAGAGCATCGGCAGCAAGGCCCGCAAGGCCATCGAGCAATTGCTGGGCACACGGGTTTTCCTCGAACTGTGGGTCAAGGTCCGCCCCGGCTGGCAGGACGACCCGCGGTTTCTGCGGGAGCTGGAGCTGGAAGAGCCGCGGTGGCCGAAAACCTGA
- a CDS encoding glutaredoxin family protein, producing METKTLTLYHREGCHLCEQMVYALAPLSQELDFVVEPVDIDNDPALRQRFNEKIPVLMVGEDVVCCHFLDEKALRQALTDG from the coding sequence ATGGAGACGAAAACGCTCACGCTGTATCACCGCGAAGGCTGCCATCTGTGTGAACAGATGGTTTATGCGCTTGCGCCCCTGTCGCAGGAGCTCGACTTCGTCGTCGAGCCGGTTGATATCGACAACGATCCCGCGCTGCGACAGCGCTTCAACGAAAAAATACCCGTGCTGATGGTCGGGGAGGACGTGGTGTGCTGCCACTTCCTCGACGAGAAGGCGCTGAGGCAGGCACTGACGGATGGCTAA